Proteins encoded within one genomic window of Terriglobia bacterium:
- a CDS encoding DNA alkylation repair protein has translation MKSPAYIADHVRRVIKDGASAPHAEEVQRFFKEEVASRGWCTAELRKVAYRFHRVLLNEHGLDYLVSVADQLFRNRVLEEKSMAVMLLEKSAHDFGPRQFRLFDDWLDRVSSWADHDALVYYLIGPMVVDDPAHVRVVFRWARSRNRWRRRAACVSLIRGARQQMFRGEIARLSEMLLPDSDDMVQKGLGWLLREYAKADAASAIKLLMKLRTRAPRLVLRTACETLEPKTRAKVLAKETGSR, from the coding sequence ATGAAATCTCCCGCCTATATCGCCGACCATGTCCGTCGCGTCATCAAGGATGGCGCCTCGGCGCCGCACGCGGAGGAAGTCCAGCGCTTTTTCAAGGAGGAGGTCGCCTCGCGCGGCTGGTGCACCGCCGAGCTGCGCAAGGTAGCCTATCGATTCCACCGCGTGCTGCTCAACGAACACGGGCTCGATTACCTGGTCTCCGTCGCCGACCAGCTTTTCCGTAACCGCGTCCTGGAAGAAAAGAGCATGGCCGTGATGCTGCTGGAAAAATCGGCGCACGACTTCGGCCCCAGGCAATTCCGCCTTTTTGACGACTGGCTCGACCGCGTGTCAAGTTGGGCGGACCACGATGCGCTCGTCTACTACCTGATCGGCCCGATGGTGGTTGATGATCCCGCCCACGTGCGCGTGGTCTTCCGATGGGCACGCTCGCGCAATCGCTGGCGGCGGCGCGCGGCCTGTGTTTCGCTTATCCGGGGCGCGCGGCAGCAGATGTTTCGCGGCGAAATCGCGCGTTTGTCGGAAATGCTGCTGCCCGATAGTGACGACATGGTGCAGAAAGGCCTCGGCTGGCTGTTGCGCGAGTATGCCAAGGCCGACGCCGCTTCCGCGATCAAGTTGCTCATGAAGCTACGCACGCGTGCCCCGCGCCTGGTATTGCGCACCGCTTGCGAAACGCTGGAGCCGAAAACGAGAGCGAAGGTGTTGGCGAAAGAAACTGGCAGCCGGTAG
- a CDS encoding ATP-binding cassette domain-containing protein has protein sequence MAVVETRKLTKVFKEGELGAVNDVNLETREGEFLVFLGPSGSGKTTLLRMIAGLEIPTAGEIRIGGQVVNHLTPRERGIAMVFQSYALYPHLSVYNNIAFPLKAQKVPKQLHKQKVEWASSLLGIGALLQRKPRELSGGERQRVALARAIVREPSVFLLDEPLSNLDAKLRASAREELELFHKRVGTTTIYVTHDQVEAMAMGDRVMVLHKGYMRQLGTPREVYDTPADTFVATFLGSPPMNLLENGDFIVGFRPEHLLPTELAPNPAIMFRLKVKVTEYLGAEWILYGSVNGGKFDGKEVISRLASAVSFQADEVYDFGVREADLHFFDRTSEKRTQAKVLAWQ, from the coding sequence ATGGCAGTAGTCGAAACCAGAAAACTAACCAAGGTATTCAAAGAGGGAGAACTCGGCGCAGTTAACGATGTGAATCTGGAAACTCGCGAGGGCGAGTTCCTGGTCTTCCTCGGTCCGTCCGGATCGGGGAAGACCACCCTGTTGCGCATGATCGCCGGCCTGGAGATTCCCACGGCTGGCGAAATTCGCATTGGCGGGCAGGTGGTCAACCACCTCACGCCACGCGAGCGCGGTATCGCCATGGTGTTCCAGAGCTATGCCCTGTATCCCCACCTCTCCGTTTACAACAACATCGCCTTTCCGCTGAAGGCGCAAAAGGTTCCCAAGCAACTGCACAAGCAGAAGGTGGAGTGGGCTTCGTCGCTGCTGGGAATCGGCGCACTCCTGCAGCGCAAGCCGCGCGAGTTGTCCGGCGGCGAACGCCAGCGCGTTGCCCTGGCCAGGGCCATCGTGCGCGAGCCCTCGGTGTTCTTGCTGGACGAGCCGCTGTCGAACCTCGACGCCAAGCTGCGTGCCAGCGCCCGCGAGGAATTGGAGCTGTTCCACAAGCGCGTCGGCACGACCACCATTTATGTCACCCACGACCAGGTGGAAGCCATGGCCATGGGCGACCGCGTCATGGTCCTGCACAAGGGCTACATGCGCCAGCTCGGCACGCCGCGTGAGGTCTACGACACGCCCGCCGACACCTTCGTCGCCACCTTCCTCGGCTCACCGCCCATGAACCTGCTGGAGAACGGCGACTTCATCGTCGGCTTCCGTCCGGAACACCTGCTGCCCACCGAACTGGCGCCGAATCCGGCGATCATGTTCCGGCTGAAGGTCAAGGTTACCGAGTATTTGGGTGCGGAGTGGATCCTCTACGGTTCCGTAAACGGCGGTAAATTCGACGGCAAGGAAGTGATCTCGCGGCTGGCGTCGGCGGTCTCGTTTCAGGCCGACGAGGTCTACGACTTCGGCGTGCGCGAAGCCGACCTGCACTTTTTTGATCGCACCTCCGAGAAGCGGACCCAGGCCAAGGTGCTGGCGTGGCAATGA
- a CDS encoding extracellular solute-binding protein, whose product MAKKRSGSFTRRDFLKTTGAAAVVAGAGPYFLFPERAQAQQKTLKIAQWSHFVPEYDKWFDNEYTKQWGQKHNLNVIVDHINLTEIPARAAAEVSAKKGHDLFMFLSPPAAYEQQTLDMTHVYQEIEKKHGKKIDLAHKSTYNPKTKKYFAFSDSYVPDPGNYYKEWWAEAGFPNGPDTYDDLRTGAKKIKDKRGNPCGIGLSQELDTSMAMRALLWSFGGAEQDEHGNVTINSKATIEALKYMKALYQESETSEVFTWDPSNNNRGMLAGKLSYVANAISVTRQAEREHSPISSHIMICRAPKGPVRRIAAEHVMDCYVIWNFAENKEGAQQFLIDYIDNFRQGFEAGKWYNFPCFPSTVPDIKKIVQNDPAADPHDKYKVLADVLDWATNVGYPGYATAAIDEAFRTWVIPTMFAKVARGDETPENAAKAAEQEYKRIFERWK is encoded by the coding sequence ATGGCCAAGAAGCGCAGTGGGAGCTTTACCCGGAGAGATTTCCTGAAAACCACCGGCGCTGCCGCGGTGGTGGCGGGAGCGGGACCGTACTTCCTTTTTCCGGAGCGAGCGCAAGCCCAGCAGAAAACGCTGAAGATCGCGCAGTGGAGCCATTTCGTTCCCGAGTACGACAAGTGGTTCGACAACGAATACACCAAACAATGGGGCCAGAAGCACAACCTGAACGTGATCGTTGATCACATCAATCTCACCGAGATCCCCGCTCGTGCGGCGGCCGAAGTTTCGGCCAAGAAGGGCCACGATCTTTTCATGTTCCTCTCGCCGCCGGCGGCATACGAGCAGCAAACGCTGGACATGACTCATGTGTACCAGGAAATCGAAAAGAAGCACGGCAAGAAGATCGACCTGGCGCACAAGTCCACTTACAACCCGAAGACGAAGAAATACTTCGCCTTCTCCGATTCCTACGTTCCCGATCCGGGCAACTATTACAAGGAATGGTGGGCGGAGGCGGGCTTCCCCAACGGCCCCGACACCTACGACGACCTCCGCACCGGCGCCAAAAAGATCAAAGACAAGCGCGGCAACCCTTGCGGGATCGGGCTATCACAGGAACTCGACACCAGCATGGCGATGCGCGCCCTGTTGTGGTCGTTTGGCGGCGCCGAGCAGGATGAGCACGGCAACGTCACCATCAATTCCAAGGCCACCATCGAGGCCCTCAAGTACATGAAGGCCCTGTACCAGGAGTCGGAGACCTCGGAAGTGTTTACCTGGGACCCCTCAAACAACAACCGCGGTATGCTGGCCGGCAAACTCTCGTACGTGGCCAACGCCATCTCGGTCACGCGCCAGGCGGAGCGCGAGCACTCGCCGATTTCCAGCCACATCATGATCTGCCGGGCGCCCAAGGGGCCGGTGCGGCGGATTGCCGCCGAGCACGTGATGGACTGCTACGTGATCTGGAACTTCGCCGAGAACAAGGAAGGGGCGCAGCAGTTCCTGATCGACTACATTGATAACTTCAGGCAAGGCTTCGAAGCGGGCAAGTGGTACAACTTTCCCTGCTTCCCGAGCACCGTTCCGGACATCAAGAAGATCGTGCAGAACGACCCCGCGGCCGATCCGCACGACAAATATAAGGTCCTGGCCGACGTGCTGGATTGGGCCACCAACGTAGGTTATCCGGGTTACGCCACCGCCGCCATTGACGAGGCTTTTCGCACTTGGGTCATCCCGACCATGTTCGCCAAGGTCGCTCGCGGCGACGAGACTCCCGAAAATGCTGCCAAGGCGGCCGAGCAGGAGTACAAGCGTATCTTCGAGAGATGGAAATAA
- a CDS encoding GNAT family N-acetyltransferase has product MEILDLRHFSSLDLRPLLDEEAQVWSKLLSWDYSSSAEMILRYIDARILPGYAAMEKGRICGYSFFVYEGSKGVIGDLFVEGDNGRYASPAEHPVETRLLTHVIETLQQSPGIHRIEAQLLMHPTGAVVRPFLEDGFHRHPRLFMALPLAANGKNGSKTPAVPEGIEIRRWSEQDYQAAAAVITAAYRGHIDSEINDQYRTIAGSLRFLNNIVRFPGCGQFDAASSFIAYHRASRTAVGLILCSRVKNDVGHITQVCVLPEHRGKGIGEGLLAANLQELQRRRFSMLSLTVTEANRSAVDLYKRLGYHVARVFDAFVWEG; this is encoded by the coding sequence GTGGAGATCCTCGATCTCAGGCACTTTTCGTCGTTGGACCTGCGTCCGCTGCTGGACGAAGAGGCACAGGTGTGGTCGAAGCTGCTGTCGTGGGATTACAGCAGCTCGGCGGAGATGATCCTGCGCTACATTGACGCGCGCATCCTGCCCGGTTATGCGGCGATGGAGAAAGGCCGCATCTGCGGCTACTCGTTTTTCGTGTACGAAGGCAGCAAAGGCGTGATCGGAGATCTCTTCGTCGAGGGCGACAACGGGCGATACGCCAGCCCCGCCGAGCACCCCGTGGAAACGCGCCTGCTGACGCACGTCATCGAAACGCTGCAGCAGTCGCCGGGAATCCATCGCATCGAGGCGCAACTGCTGATGCATCCCACGGGCGCGGTGGTGCGGCCGTTCTTGGAAGATGGATTCCACCGCCATCCGCGGCTGTTCATGGCGCTGCCGCTGGCGGCCAACGGCAAGAATGGCTCCAAGACTCCGGCCGTTCCCGAGGGAATCGAAATCCGGCGCTGGAGCGAACAGGACTACCAGGCAGCGGCCGCGGTGATCACCGCCGCCTATCGCGGCCACATCGATTCCGAGATCAACGACCAGTACCGCACCATCGCGGGCTCGTTGCGCTTCCTCAACAACATCGTGCGCTTTCCCGGATGCGGGCAGTTCGACGCGGCGTCGTCCTTCATCGCGTACCACCGCGCCTCGCGTACCGCGGTCGGGCTGATTCTCTGCTCGCGCGTGAAGAACGACGTTGGCCACATCACCCAGGTGTGCGTGCTGCCGGAACATCGCGGCAAAGGAATCGGCGAGGGGCTGCTGGCGGCCAACCTGCAGGAGCTGCAGCGGCGGCGCTTTTCCATGCTGTCGCTGACCGTGACGGAAGCGAACCGCTCCGCCGTGGACCTCTACAAGCGCCTGGGTTATCACGTGGCCCGAGTGTTCGACGCGTTCGTCTGGGAAGGATGA
- a CDS encoding glycosyltransferase family 39 protein — protein MIDTAVATPATRAKYVVWSELATLAGFCAYLFFYGLGSFGLVGADEPRYAQIAREMFARRDWITPLLNGVPWLEKPALYYWSAILSYRVFGVSDWAARLPSAVFATAMVMAIYFFMRRFHGMHLDAALMAASSAAIIGFARGASTDMPLAATFTMAMLAWYAWLDTGRKLWLAGFYLMMALGTLAKGPVAPALAGLITAIFALTVRSETRATRWRLIAQTLWVPGVLLFLVVALPWYIAVQLKTHQFFQVFILQHNLERFGTNLYRHQQPFWFYLPVFVLSVLPWTVYVISSIAATLRGETDQTAVQQNGASETGATQPGVTQDGSWRAFLLLWIAVPLVLFTISRSKLPGYILPAIPPCALLLAGWLRTRIAERASRAKAIAHALVCGLLLGGALLAPYFIVRLHPPSQAAAIAAVAGAVIAMAMAISLRWQGLRILRFVTLVPVVLGLAFVLRVSAPVIDRAQSARPVANELSRLDTGHAPLAAFNVSRELEYGLDFYRNQPLLRYERGEVPAGDHLLIARSGSEPQLDPFLGGRRLSHVGSFAPQRLEFYWVSSGSAHQHRTQ, from the coding sequence GTGATCGACACGGCCGTCGCCACTCCCGCCACCCGCGCCAAGTACGTCGTGTGGAGCGAACTCGCGACCCTGGCGGGATTCTGCGCGTACCTGTTCTTTTACGGTCTGGGGAGCTTCGGGCTGGTCGGCGCCGACGAGCCGCGCTACGCCCAGATCGCGCGCGAAATGTTCGCCCGCCGCGACTGGATCACTCCTCTGCTCAACGGCGTCCCGTGGCTGGAAAAGCCGGCGCTGTACTACTGGAGCGCGATCCTTTCGTACAGAGTCTTCGGCGTCAGCGACTGGGCCGCGCGCCTGCCTTCTGCCGTGTTTGCCACAGCGATGGTCATGGCCATCTACTTTTTCATGCGCCGCTTCCACGGCATGCACCTCGATGCCGCGCTGATGGCGGCGTCTTCGGCAGCAATCATCGGTTTCGCGCGCGGCGCCTCCACCGACATGCCGCTGGCGGCGACCTTCACCATGGCAATGCTTGCCTGGTACGCGTGGCTGGATACCGGACGCAAACTGTGGCTCGCCGGTTTCTACCTGATGATGGCGCTGGGCACGTTGGCCAAAGGTCCGGTTGCGCCCGCGCTCGCGGGACTGATCACCGCGATCTTCGCCTTGACGGTCAGGTCAGAGACGCGCGCCACACGCTGGCGATTGATCGCGCAAACGCTATGGGTTCCCGGCGTGCTGCTGTTTCTTGTAGTCGCGTTGCCGTGGTACATCGCGGTGCAATTGAAGACGCACCAGTTTTTCCAGGTGTTCATCCTGCAGCACAACCTGGAGCGTTTTGGGACGAACCTCTACCGCCACCAGCAGCCGTTCTGGTTTTACCTGCCGGTTTTCGTGCTCAGCGTTCTGCCGTGGACGGTGTACGTGATCTCGTCGATTGCGGCGACGCTGCGCGGAGAGACGGATCAGACAGCCGTGCAGCAGAACGGCGCGTCGGAGACCGGCGCCACACAACCTGGCGTCACTCAGGATGGTTCCTGGCGCGCCTTTCTTTTGCTCTGGATTGCGGTGCCGCTGGTATTGTTCACCATTTCGCGGTCCAAGCTTCCGGGATACATCCTGCCGGCAATTCCGCCGTGCGCGCTGCTGCTTGCCGGCTGGCTGCGGACAAGAATTGCAGAGCGCGCAAGTAGGGCAAAAGCGATTGCGCACGCGCTGGTTTGCGGCTTGCTGCTCGGCGGTGCGCTACTAGCGCCTTACTTCATCGTACGCCTGCATCCGCCGTCCCAAGCGGCGGCGATCGCTGCTGTCGCCGGCGCGGTGATTGCCATGGCGATGGCAATCAGCCTGCGCTGGCAAGGGCTGCGCATCCTGCGCTTTGTGACGCTGGTGCCGGTCGTGCTGGGATTGGCGTTCGTGCTGCGGGTGAGTGCGCCGGTGATCGATCGCGCACAATCGGCGCGCCCGGTCGCCAACGAGCTTTCGCGACTGGACACGGGCCACGCGCCGTTGGCGGCATTCAACGTCTCACGCGAGCTGGAGTACGGCTTGGATTTCTACCGCAACCAGCCCCTGTTGCGCTATGAGCGCGGCGAGGTCCCCGCGGGCGATCACCTGCTGATCGCCCGCTCCGGATCGGAGCCGCAACTGGACCCATTCCTCGGCGGCCGGCGATTGTCGCATGTCGGCAGCTTTGCCCCGCAGCGGCTGGAGTTTTACTGGGTGTCGTCGGGATCGGCGCACCAGCACCGCACGCAGTGA
- a CDS encoding carbohydrate ABC transporter permease, translated as MQRGAARTVGYKITRWAVLVVFAVLLAFPFYWMLITTFKQTADLYTLQNNPFKFNMAPTLEHLKLLFHETKYMVWVMNTVLVGGIVVAITLVLALPAAYALTRLTGRWGQRIGIAIFLTYLVPPTLLFIPLSRVVAILGLQDTIWAVVLVYPTFTVPFSVWLLMGFFKSIPRELEDAAMVDGLSRLGAFVKLVVPISLSGILTVVIFTFTLVTQEFVYALTFISTENSQLISVGVPTFLVRGDVYYWGSLMAACLIASVPIAILYNLFLDRFIAGFTVGAVK; from the coding sequence ATGCAGCGCGGCGCCGCTCGCACCGTCGGCTACAAAATTACCCGCTGGGCTGTTTTGGTGGTGTTCGCCGTTCTGCTGGCGTTCCCCTTCTACTGGATGTTGATCACCACCTTCAAGCAGACGGCCGACCTCTACACGCTGCAGAACAACCCGTTTAAGTTCAACATGGCGCCGACGCTGGAGCACCTCAAGCTGTTGTTCCACGAGACCAAGTACATGGTGTGGGTGATGAACACGGTGCTGGTGGGTGGAATCGTGGTCGCCATCACGCTCGTTCTGGCGCTTCCGGCAGCCTACGCGCTCACCCGGTTGACCGGACGCTGGGGCCAGCGCATCGGCATCGCCATCTTTCTTACTTACCTGGTGCCGCCGACACTGCTGTTCATCCCGTTGTCGCGCGTGGTCGCCATCCTTGGGCTGCAGGACACCATCTGGGCGGTCGTGCTGGTGTACCCGACCTTTACCGTGCCGTTTTCCGTTTGGCTGCTGATGGGCTTTTTCAAGTCCATCCCGCGCGAACTGGAAGACGCCGCCATGGTGGACGGTCTTTCGCGCCTCGGCGCGTTCGTCAAGCTGGTGGTACCCATTTCGCTGTCCGGCATCCTGACCGTGGTGATCTTCACCTTTACCCTGGTGACGCAGGAATTTGTCTATGCCCTAACCTTCATCTCGACCGAAAACAGCCAGCTCATCAGCGTCGGCGTGCCCACCTTCCTGGTCCGCGGCGACGTCTACTACTGGGGCTCGCTGATGGCCGCCTGCCTCATCGCCAGCGTCCCCATCGCCATCCTCTACAACCTGTTCCTCGACCGCTTTATTGCCGGATTCACGGTGGGAGCGGTGAAGTAG
- a CDS encoding Xaa-Pro peptidase family protein — protein MVTRREVLKTGAAAAAGAACLPAAADAEPTLPASIQALKSLRELARPITAEERRQRIERARQLMTVNKLDAIFMIGGSSLVYFANVSWWNSERLGALILPAKGEPFFVVPAFEEERLREQLANGPFDSSADVRVWQEDEDPYRLVAQGLKDRGISSGTLGMEERVAFVFSNGVAQAVPALKMVSATPATAGCRMVKSAHELELMKLANQATWTVYRAVYQAMSPGMTQHDVGALISAAYEKVGFRGGASVQVGEYTALPHGSRTPQVIHEGTPIMIDDGCTVEGYNSDITRTWVLGKAGDQQKRVFEIVQRAQRAALAAAKPGVACQAVDAAARQVITDAGYGPGYKFFGHRVGHGIGMDGHEWPYLVRGNALPLAPGMTFSDEPGIYIRGEFGVRLEDDIFISENGAEMFTTPSPSMEHPFG, from the coding sequence ATGGTTACTCGCCGCGAAGTCCTCAAGACAGGCGCGGCCGCCGCCGCTGGCGCCGCATGTTTGCCGGCGGCTGCCGATGCCGAACCGACGCTCCCGGCATCCATCCAGGCGCTCAAATCCCTGCGCGAGCTGGCGCGCCCCATCACTGCCGAGGAACGCCGGCAGCGCATCGAGCGTGCCCGCCAGTTGATGACGGTTAACAAGCTGGACGCCATCTTCATGATCGGCGGCAGCTCGCTCGTTTACTTCGCGAACGTGTCTTGGTGGAACAGCGAGCGCCTGGGTGCCCTCATTCTCCCGGCCAAGGGAGAACCATTTTTTGTCGTGCCCGCATTTGAAGAAGAGCGGCTACGAGAGCAACTGGCGAACGGGCCCTTCGACAGCTCGGCCGACGTGCGCGTCTGGCAGGAGGATGAGGACCCGTACCGCCTGGTCGCGCAGGGCCTCAAAGACCGCGGCATCTCCAGCGGTACGCTGGGCATGGAAGAGCGGGTGGCGTTCGTGTTCAGCAACGGCGTGGCGCAGGCCGTCCCGGCCTTGAAGATGGTGAGCGCGACACCCGCCACCGCCGGCTGTCGCATGGTGAAGTCGGCGCACGAACTGGAACTGATGAAGCTGGCGAACCAGGCGACGTGGACGGTCTATCGTGCCGTATATCAGGCCATGAGCCCAGGCATGACGCAGCACGATGTGGGCGCGTTGATCAGCGCGGCCTACGAAAAAGTGGGGTTTCGCGGCGGCGCCAGCGTGCAGGTCGGCGAATATACCGCACTCCCCCATGGCTCACGAACGCCGCAGGTGATCCACGAAGGCACGCCCATCATGATTGACGACGGATGCACCGTCGAGGGCTACAACTCCGATATCACGCGCACCTGGGTTCTCGGCAAGGCCGGCGACCAGCAGAAACGCGTGTTCGAGATCGTGCAGCGGGCACAGAGGGCGGCCCTGGCGGCGGCCAAGCCCGGTGTCGCGTGCCAAGCGGTGGACGCGGCCGCGCGCCAGGTGATTACCGACGCCGGCTATGGTCCGGGCTACAAGTTCTTCGGACACCGCGTGGGTCACGGCATCGGCATGGACGGTCACGAGTGGCCGTACCTGGTGCGCGGCAACGCGCTGCCGCTGGCGCCGGGCATGACTTTCAGCGACGAGCCCGGCATCTACATCCGCGGCGAATTCGGCGTCCGCCTGGAAGACGACATTTTCATCAGCGAGAACGGCGCCGAGATGTTCACCACTCCGAGCCCGTCCATGGAGCACCCGTTCGGCTGA
- a CDS encoding sugar ABC transporter permease — protein MFTPAVLFIVVLIGVPFVMAFVYAFTDVKVGSIASHYVGLENFRSILQSPSFRKALVNSFIFTITSQVLVIVGSTILSVALKDRFRGRGFVRFLILLPWVAPISLGAIGWKWILDSLYSVINWVLVALHFYKPYSAPMWLGEPQLAMASVILVHTWRLLPFSTVIMLAGLTAIPQDIPEAAEVDGAGFWRTLFQITIPMMLPIIMVAVLFGIIFTFTDMTVVYVLTAGGPYDSTQVLPSLAFFTGILAGDLSQGAAISLFLVPIMVAVTYVMLRLAYKSEVA, from the coding sequence ATGTTCACGCCGGCGGTGTTGTTCATCGTCGTACTCATTGGCGTGCCGTTCGTGATGGCGTTCGTTTACGCCTTCACCGACGTAAAGGTCGGCAGCATCGCGTCGCACTATGTCGGCCTGGAGAATTTTCGCAGCATCCTGCAGAGCCCGAGCTTCAGAAAAGCGCTGGTGAATTCCTTTATCTTCACCATCACTTCGCAGGTGCTGGTGATTGTGGGCTCGACCATTCTTTCCGTCGCCCTGAAGGACCGCTTCCGCGGGCGCGGCTTTGTCCGTTTTCTGATTCTGCTGCCGTGGGTGGCGCCCATCTCGCTGGGCGCCATTGGCTGGAAATGGATTCTGGATTCGCTCTACAGCGTCATCAACTGGGTGCTGGTCGCGCTGCATTTCTATAAACCTTATAGCGCGCCCATGTGGCTGGGCGAACCGCAACTGGCAATGGCCTCCGTCATCCTGGTCCACACCTGGCGCCTGCTGCCGTTTTCCACCGTCATCATGCTCGCCGGCCTGACCGCCATTCCCCAAGACATCCCGGAAGCCGCCGAGGTAGACGGCGCCGGCTTCTGGCGCACCCTGTTCCAGATCACCATCCCCATGATGCTGCCCATCATCATGGTGGCGGTGCTGTTCGGCATCATTTTCACCTTTACCGACATGACGGTGGTATACGTCCTCACCGCCGGTGGGCCATACGATTCGACACAGGTGCTGCCGTCGCTGGCGTTCTTCACCGGCATTCTGGCCGGCGACCTCTCGCAAGGCGCGGCCATCTCGCTCTTCCTGGTGCCGATCATGGTGGCGGTGACCTACGTGATGTTGCGTCTGGCGTATAAGTCGGAGGTGGCCTGA
- a CDS encoding Xaa-Pro peptidase family protein yields the protein MNLSAIQAALREHNLDAWFFYDHHHRDAIAYRVLGLPENLMVTRRWYYVVPARGEPLKLVHRIEAGHLDSLPGAKREYSAWQELFDSLKAILAPYSKVAMQYSPNNIVFTVSLVDAGTVELVRSFGKQIVSSADLVSQFEATLTDEQIETHFAAGKKVDAITAAAFQEIGRRVRNGGTNEFDIQKFFAQCFEREGLVTDDLPIVAVNANASSPHYGPSAEQHSPIREGDLVLLDVWAKLDQPGAVYYDITWMGIVGKSPSDKQREVFEVARRARDAGVEKVKSAITAGQQLAGWEVDKATRDVIEKAGYGQYFIHRTGHSIATEVHGNGANMDNLEIHDERRILPNTCFSVEPGIYLPEFGVRSEVNVMVRKGTADTTGRVQRELVII from the coding sequence ATGAATCTCTCTGCCATTCAGGCCGCGCTGCGCGAGCACAACCTCGACGCCTGGTTCTTTTACGACCACCATCACCGCGACGCGATTGCCTATCGCGTGCTCGGCCTGCCCGAGAACCTGATGGTCACGCGCCGCTGGTATTACGTCGTCCCGGCGCGGGGCGAGCCGCTGAAGCTGGTGCACCGCATCGAGGCCGGGCACTTGGATTCCCTGCCCGGCGCCAAGCGCGAATACTCCGCGTGGCAGGAGCTGTTCGACAGCCTGAAAGCGATCCTGGCGCCTTACAGCAAGGTCGCCATGCAGTACTCGCCCAACAACATCGTGTTCACCGTCTCGCTGGTGGACGCGGGCACGGTGGAACTGGTGCGCAGCTTCGGCAAGCAGATCGTCAGCTCCGCCGACCTGGTGTCGCAATTCGAAGCCACGCTGACCGACGAGCAGATCGAGACGCACTTCGCTGCCGGCAAGAAAGTGGATGCCATCACCGCCGCCGCCTTCCAGGAGATCGGGCGGCGCGTGCGCAACGGCGGCACCAACGAGTTCGATATCCAGAAGTTTTTTGCCCAGTGCTTCGAGCGTGAGGGTCTGGTCACCGATGACCTGCCCATCGTCGCCGTCAACGCCAACGCCAGCAGCCCGCATTACGGGCCGTCGGCGGAGCAACACTCGCCGATCCGGGAAGGCGACCTTGTGCTGCTCGATGTCTGGGCGAAGCTCGACCAGCCCGGCGCGGTCTATTACGACATTACCTGGATGGGCATCGTGGGCAAGTCGCCATCGGACAAACAGCGCGAGGTCTTCGAAGTCGCCCGGCGCGCGCGCGATGCCGGCGTCGAGAAAGTGAAATCCGCAATTACCGCCGGGCAGCAACTCGCCGGCTGGGAAGTGGACAAGGCGACGCGCGACGTCATCGAGAAAGCCGGATACGGCCAGTACTTCATTCACCGCACCGGCCACTCCATCGCCACCGAAGTCCACGGCAACGGCGCCAACATGGACAACCTGGAAATCCACGACGAGCGCAGGATTCTGCCCAACACCTGCTTCTCGGTCGAGCCGGGAATTTATCTGCCGGAGTTCGGCGTGCGCAGCGAGGTCAACGTAATGGTGCGCAAGGGCACGGCCGACACCACGGGCCGCGTGCAACGGGAGTTGGTGATCATCTGA